A DNA window from Mytilus edulis chromosome 14, xbMytEdul2.2, whole genome shotgun sequence contains the following coding sequences:
- the LOC139502404 gene encoding uncharacterized protein: MLKRKIEEIGDLSSDIDDNSSSSVITNSSSDVPTSIVMLKKKRQKKSVKFKGVTVYYFPRMQGFTCVPSEGGSTLGMLHKHSHIESFSIPDHAKEQKRLHTLMIEEMKKQEKKSAKYLGSDEEDEDEEDMEDDSDFENDDYYVLTPITTRQRRILLRQSGVKKIESGEKDGCRDIRNSRELCGCDCQVFCDPETCACSQEGIQCQVDRLSFPCGCSKDGCGNLQGRIEFNPIRVRTHFIHTLMRLQLDKKEEVDLSPVTKIQKGQELEQEKIESDVDSAHCSDDEQKTIDLTEFNSNELGSCRDCQNSDVCNVMMQEVQYASQQQRTALIYQSQQYRESQSNVLPRVYLYNESDELYNTDSMSSLYNYKEDESSYSESSSTENSPPYENVDYPEKSYQTLTPFTTEQTNQNFSSHSNNISPQSSFISNSQPEKKYTSLNSADQFYKVTDQMTAGVVPNNWMSSYSGPQNRVVSTCYTTMTNTTSDKIAEACPAILSHINHHDNGYTDGITVEKYQDPFSVNCGDVKTYIDLDKSSSSQSETGNHCVTNQQGQSEAQTWNNSSEVGQNFGEIIKESLVETVHVSA; this comes from the exons ATGTTGAAGAGGAAGATAGAAGAGATTGGTGATTTATCATCTGACATTGATGACAACAGTAGTAGTTCTGTCATAACTAACAGCAGTTCTGATGTTCCAACATCTATAG TTATGTTGAAAAAGAAACGTCAAAAGAAGTCCGTGAAGTTCAAAGGTGTGACTGTCTACTATTTTCCCAGAATGCAAGGGTTTACATGTGTTCCAAGTGAAGGAGGTTCCACACTGG GCATGTTACACAAGCATAGTCATATAGAGAGTTTTAGTATACCAGACCATGCCAAGGAACAGAAGAGACTACACACCTTGATGATTGAAGAAATGAagaaacaagaaaagaaaagtgCTAAATATCTGGGGAGTGACGAAGAAGATGAAGATGAGGAAGATATGGAAGATGATTCTGATTTTGAGAATGACGATTATTACGTACTGACACCAATTACAACAAGACAGAGACGCATTCTGCTTAGACAGTCAGGGGTTAAAAAAATAGAAAGTGGTGAGAAGGATGGCTGCCGAGACATTCGTAACTCACGTGAGCTATGTGGGTGTGACTGTCAGGTATTTTGTGATCCTGAGACTTGTGCCTGTAGTCAGGAAGGTATACAGTGTCAAGTTGATAGATTATCATTTCCTTGTGGTTGTAGTAAAGACGGCTGTGGTAATCTACAAGGTAGAATTGAGTTTAACCCCATTCGTGTGAGAACTCATTTTATTCATACATTAATGAGGCTTCAGTTAGATAAGAAAGAAGAAGTTGATTTATCACCAGttactaaaatacaaaaaggtcAAGAATTAGAACAAGAGAAAATTGAATCCGATGTTGACTCTGCACATTGTTCTGACGATGAGCAAAAGACAATTGACTTGACTGAATTTAACAGCAACGAACTAGGGAGTTGTCGAGACTGTCAGAATTCAGATGTGTGTAATGTAATGATGCAGGAAGTTCAATATGCTTCTCAACAACAAAGGACAGCACTGATCTATCAGTCACAACAATACCGGGAATCTCAGTCAAACGTGTTACCAAGAGTATATCTCTATAATGAATCTGATGAACTTTATAACACTGATAGTATGTCTTCTTTATATAATTACAAAGAAGATGAAAGCTCATATTCAGAGTCCAGTTCAACAGAGAATAGCCCACCATATGAAAACGTTGATTATCCAGAGAAATCATATCAAACATTAACGCCATTTACAACAGAACAAACAAACCAAAACTTTAGTAGCCATAGTAACAATATTTCACCACAAAGTTCATTCATTTCAAACTCACAGCCAGAAAAAAAGTACACATCATTAAATTCTGCAGATCAATTCTATAAAGTTACAGACCAAATGACAGCTGGGGTTGTTCCTAACAACTGGATGTCATCGTATTCAGGACCACAAAATCGTGTGGTATCCACATGTTATACCACAATGACAAACACTACCAGTGATAAAATTGCTGAAGCTTGTCCCGCCATATTATCACACATAAACCACCATGATAATGGATACACCGATGGCATTACGGTAGAGAAATATCAAGATCCATTCTCTGTCAATTGTGGTGATGTTAAAACTTATATAGACTTGGACAAAAGCTCATCTAGCCAATCAGAAACAGGTAACCATTGTGTAACCAATCAACAAGGGCAATCAGAAGCACAGACGTGGAATAATTCTTCAGAAGTCGGGCAGAACTTTGGTGAAATTATAAAAGAATCATTGGTAGAAACTGTGCATGTATCTGCTTGA